One window of Stigmatella erecta genomic DNA carries:
- the aat gene encoding leucyl/phenylalanyl-tRNA--protein transferase, with translation MPIYLLDPEDPQRFPPPDRADASGLLAVGGDLSPERLLTAYSQGIFPWYSEGQPLLWHSPNPRFVLEPDKLHVGRSLRKTMKAGTYEVRWDTAFEDVIAACSEAPRPGQSGTWITDAMREAYVTLHRLGFAHSVEAWADGELKGGLYGVSLGAAFFGESMFAHAPDASKVAFAASVERLKAWGFHFIDCQVETEHLARFGAEHWPRKRFLGALAEALQVPTRRGPWT, from the coding sequence GTGCCCATCTACCTGCTCGATCCGGAAGATCCGCAGCGCTTTCCCCCGCCCGACCGCGCCGATGCCTCGGGCCTCCTGGCGGTGGGCGGGGACCTGAGCCCCGAGCGCCTGCTGACCGCGTACTCCCAGGGCATCTTCCCCTGGTACAGCGAGGGCCAGCCCTTGCTCTGGCACTCGCCCAACCCGCGCTTCGTGCTGGAGCCGGACAAGCTCCACGTGGGGCGCAGCCTGCGCAAGACGATGAAGGCGGGCACCTACGAGGTGCGCTGGGACACGGCCTTCGAGGACGTCATCGCCGCCTGCTCCGAAGCGCCCCGGCCCGGCCAGAGCGGCACCTGGATTACCGATGCCATGCGCGAGGCGTACGTCACCCTGCACCGGCTGGGCTTCGCGCACTCCGTGGAGGCCTGGGCGGACGGGGAGCTGAAGGGCGGCCTGTACGGCGTGTCCCTGGGGGCGGCCTTCTTCGGCGAGAGCATGTTCGCCCACGCGCCGGATGCCTCGAAGGTGGCCTTCGCCGCCTCCGTGGAGCGCCTGAAGGCGTGGGGCTTTCACTTCATCGACTGTCAGGTGGAGACCGAGCACCTGGCCCGCTTCGGTGCTGAACACTGGCCGCGCAAGCGCTTCCTCGGGGCGCTCGCCGAGGCGCTCCAGGTGCCCACCCGCCGCGGCCCGTGGACGTGA
- the hemG gene encoding protoporphyrinogen oxidase, with amino-acid sequence MAVIAVVGGGISGLALAHRLRSRGKDAVVLEAAPRLGGVIQTRHREGFSTEAGPNSFLDREPATRELAASLGVEERIRMADPAAKARYVYTRGALWPVPTSPPAFLKSELLPLGARLRVLAELFTGRGPADRDESLGDFGRRHVGTQATSVLIDAMQTGTYAGDLEALSAEAAFPVLKQLEREHRSLILGQVRTQRAKRQAAPEGPKLKGAMCTFEGGLGTLVDALAQALGPAARTGAAVEGLTRTAEGWRVAVRERGARAELEASQVVLTAPAPVSAELLQPLDAPLAALVKGIVYAPIAVVHLGFAPGRTPPPDGFGFLVPAQEHRRLLGAIHASTVFPFRAEGGRVLYTCMVGGARRPDLVGLDEEALAQVAQEELRALAGVTASPDFTEVIRWPRGIPQYTVGHLERMAAIDTALARLPGLHLAGNAYKGVGLNDCIRNAAALGEALASR; translated from the coding sequence ATGGCCGTCATTGCAGTCGTCGGAGGAGGCATCAGCGGGCTCGCGCTGGCGCACCGCCTCCGCTCACGTGGAAAGGATGCGGTCGTGCTGGAAGCCGCACCCCGGCTGGGGGGCGTCATTCAGACCAGACACCGTGAGGGGTTCTCCACGGAGGCAGGACCCAACAGCTTCCTTGACAGGGAACCGGCCACCCGGGAGCTGGCCGCGAGCCTGGGCGTGGAGGAGCGGATCCGCATGGCGGATCCAGCGGCGAAAGCCCGCTACGTCTATACGCGTGGCGCGCTGTGGCCCGTGCCCACCTCGCCCCCGGCGTTCCTGAAGTCGGAGCTCCTGCCGCTGGGCGCGCGGCTGCGCGTGCTCGCGGAGCTCTTCACCGGCCGCGGGCCGGCGGACCGGGATGAATCGCTCGGGGACTTCGGGCGCCGGCACGTGGGGACGCAGGCCACCTCGGTGCTGATCGACGCGATGCAGACGGGCACCTACGCGGGGGACCTGGAGGCGCTGAGCGCGGAGGCCGCCTTCCCGGTGTTGAAACAACTGGAGCGCGAGCACCGCAGCCTCATCCTCGGGCAGGTGCGGACCCAGCGCGCGAAGCGCCAGGCCGCCCCCGAGGGCCCGAAGCTGAAGGGGGCCATGTGCACGTTCGAGGGCGGGCTGGGCACGCTGGTGGACGCCCTGGCCCAGGCGCTCGGGCCCGCGGCCCGTACCGGGGCGGCGGTGGAAGGGCTCACGCGCACCGCGGAGGGCTGGCGCGTCGCGGTGCGCGAGCGGGGCGCCCGGGCGGAGCTGGAGGCCTCCCAGGTGGTGTTGACCGCCCCGGCCCCGGTCTCGGCGGAGCTGCTCCAGCCGCTGGATGCGCCGCTCGCCGCGCTGGTGAAGGGCATCGTCTACGCGCCCATCGCCGTGGTGCACCTGGGCTTCGCGCCCGGACGCACGCCCCCGCCGGATGGCTTCGGCTTCCTCGTGCCGGCGCAGGAGCATCGCCGGCTGCTGGGCGCCATTCACGCCTCCACGGTGTTCCCTTTCCGCGCGGAGGGAGGGCGCGTCCTCTACACGTGCATGGTGGGCGGCGCGCGCCGGCCGGACCTGGTGGGGCTGGACGAGGAGGCCCTCGCGCAGGTGGCCCAGGAGGAGCTGCGCGCGCTGGCCGGGGTGACAGCGAGCCCGGACTTCACGGAGGTCATCCGCTGGCCGCGAGGCATCCCGCAGTACACCGTGGGGCACCTCGAACGGATGGCGGCCATCGACACGGCGCTGGCGCGGCTGCCGGGCCTGCACCTGGCCGGCAACGCCTACAAAGGCGTGGGGCTCAATGACTGCATCCGCAACGCGGCGGCGCTGGGAGAGGCCCTGGCCTCCCGGTGA
- a CDS encoding pilus assembly protein N-terminal domain-containing protein encodes MDWVEVEDPSIATAEVLAGSNELLLTGKRPGRTLLLLYAEGKFAVWQLSVSEPGARPAAGATSPELLATARKACPGLEAKEAPERFFTVTVKDAACRTALLPLFQSEAWLARELELTFELPVLQAQLAAMGPRLKELGLEARYSGAGLVLQGTASPGVHRRALWELFRQSVGRVALEDRVKVTVPEPPPAGPDAGTPGAGPRAR; translated from the coding sequence GTGGACTGGGTGGAGGTGGAGGACCCCTCCATCGCCACCGCCGAGGTGTTGGCCGGCAGCAACGAGCTGCTGCTCACCGGCAAGCGCCCGGGCCGCACGCTGCTGCTGCTCTACGCGGAGGGGAAGTTCGCCGTCTGGCAGCTCTCGGTCTCCGAGCCTGGGGCGCGCCCGGCGGCCGGCGCCACCTCTCCGGAACTGCTGGCCACCGCGCGCAAGGCGTGTCCGGGCCTGGAGGCGAAGGAGGCCCCGGAGCGCTTCTTCACCGTCACCGTGAAGGATGCCGCGTGCCGCACGGCGCTCCTCCCGCTCTTCCAGTCCGAGGCCTGGCTGGCGCGCGAGCTGGAGCTCACCTTCGAGCTGCCGGTGCTCCAGGCGCAGCTGGCGGCCATGGGGCCCCGGCTGAAGGAGCTGGGGCTGGAGGCGCGCTACAGCGGCGCGGGGCTGGTGCTCCAGGGCACGGCCTCCCCGGGGGTCCACCGGCGCGCGCTCTGGGAGCTGTTCCGGCAGTCCGTGGGCCGCGTGGCCCTGGAGGACCGGGTGAAGGTGACGGTCCCCGAGCCGCCCCCCGCGGGGCCGGACGCGGGGACGCCCGGGGCGGGCCCCCGCGCCCGGTGA
- a CDS encoding SDR family oxidoreductase, producing the protein MRRALMLPMRYAISGASRGIGLEFVRQLLERGDTVEAGVRAPAEARLLAPLVYTVGPRLRIHELDITNQASVKAFAAAVNDGPLDVLINNAGISGKWCSFMEMDYEDMTKVMETNSVGPMRLSAALMPAVLKGPTRKIIHLTTRMASLTENTRGGVYGFEGGAYAYRMSKAALNVCMRTMAVDFRDQGLITAAINPGWVRTEMGGKLAPMRPEDAVRGMLRVIDDITKEQSGMFLDFQGREVPW; encoded by the coding sequence GTGCGACGCGCGTTAATGCTCCCCATGCGCTACGCCATCTCCGGTGCCAGCCGTGGCATCGGTCTCGAATTCGTCCGGCAACTTCTCGAACGTGGCGACACCGTGGAGGCCGGCGTCCGTGCCCCGGCGGAGGCCAGGTTGCTCGCCCCGCTGGTGTACACCGTGGGGCCCCGGTTGCGGATCCACGAGCTCGATATCACCAACCAGGCCAGCGTGAAGGCGTTCGCCGCGGCGGTGAATGATGGGCCGTTGGATGTGCTCATCAACAACGCGGGCATCAGCGGCAAGTGGTGCTCGTTCATGGAGATGGATTACGAGGACATGACCAAGGTCATGGAGACCAACTCCGTGGGCCCCATGCGCCTGTCCGCCGCGCTGATGCCCGCGGTGCTCAAGGGCCCCACGCGGAAGATCATTCACCTGACGACGCGCATGGCCTCGCTCACCGAGAACACCCGCGGGGGCGTGTACGGCTTCGAGGGCGGGGCGTACGCCTACCGCATGTCCAAGGCGGCGCTGAACGTCTGCATGCGCACCATGGCGGTGGACTTCCGGGATCAAGGGCTCATCACCGCCGCCATCAACCCGGGCTGGGTGCGCACGGAGATGGGCGGCAAGCTGGCCCCCATGCGCCCCGAGGATGCCGTGCGGGGCATGCTGCGCGTCATCGATGACATCACCAAGGAACAGAGCGGCATGTTCCTCGACTTCCAGGGCCGCGAGGTGCCCTGGTAG
- the glgA gene encoding glycogen synthase GlgA encodes MRILFIASEVTPFSKTGGLGDVAGALPAALAALGHDVKVVSPRYSEVTDARLTPTGHTLSLRFPFGTPGGPILSVRLSERHELLFLENEHFFGRAGIYRGPTGDFDDNHRRFAYLSIGALQAAQRLQFVPDIIHLNDWQTGLAAVALQRGFQSTPLSRARTVFTIHNLAYQGVFGKGVMEDLGLPWDLFTAEGGLEFHDQVNLLKAGIVYSDAVTTVSPTYAKEIQTPEAGCELDGLLRRYQGRLQGILNGIDVEEWNPETDPMLPARYGLNRMAGKAECKRELLRRSGLPEGDAPVFGIVSRLAWQKGVDLLLEVLPTALQADIRFVAIGSGEAPYEAAFQALRERFPGQVSVYMGFDQGLSHLVEAGADFFVMPSRYEPCGLNQMYSLRYGTVPIVRATGGLVDTVEGGIEGNGLLFEAFHPSALLGAFRRALALYADPPRLEAFRRRGMEKDFSWKSSARKYEGLFASLLKE; translated from the coding sequence ATGAGAATCCTGTTCATCGCCTCGGAAGTCACCCCGTTCTCGAAGACGGGTGGCCTGGGCGACGTGGCGGGGGCGCTGCCCGCGGCGCTTGCCGCACTGGGTCATGACGTCAAGGTGGTCAGCCCCCGCTACTCGGAAGTGACGGACGCCCGGCTCACCCCCACCGGCCACACGCTGTCGCTGCGCTTTCCCTTTGGCACCCCGGGCGGGCCCATCCTGTCGGTGCGGCTCTCGGAGCGCCACGAGCTGCTGTTCCTGGAGAACGAGCACTTCTTCGGCCGCGCCGGCATCTACCGGGGGCCCACCGGGGACTTCGACGACAACCACCGGCGCTTCGCCTACCTGAGCATCGGCGCGCTCCAGGCGGCGCAGCGGCTCCAGTTCGTCCCGGACATCATCCACCTGAACGACTGGCAGACGGGCCTGGCGGCGGTGGCGCTGCAGCGCGGCTTCCAGTCCACGCCGCTGTCGCGCGCTCGCACGGTGTTCACCATCCACAACCTGGCCTACCAGGGGGTGTTCGGCAAAGGGGTGATGGAGGACCTGGGGCTGCCCTGGGACTTGTTCACCGCCGAGGGCGGGCTGGAGTTCCATGATCAGGTGAACCTGCTCAAGGCGGGCATCGTCTACTCGGACGCGGTGACGACGGTGTCGCCCACCTATGCCAAGGAGATTCAGACGCCCGAGGCGGGGTGCGAGCTGGATGGGTTGCTGCGCCGCTACCAGGGGCGGCTCCAGGGCATCCTCAACGGCATCGACGTGGAGGAGTGGAACCCGGAGACCGACCCGATGCTGCCGGCGCGCTACGGCCTGAACCGCATGGCGGGCAAGGCCGAGTGCAAGCGGGAGCTGCTGCGGCGCTCGGGGCTGCCCGAAGGGGACGCGCCCGTGTTCGGCATCGTCAGCCGGCTGGCGTGGCAGAAGGGCGTGGACCTGCTGCTGGAGGTGCTGCCCACGGCGCTCCAGGCGGACATCCGCTTCGTGGCCATTGGCAGCGGCGAGGCCCCGTACGAGGCGGCCTTCCAGGCGCTCCGGGAGCGCTTCCCCGGGCAGGTGTCCGTCTACATGGGGTTTGACCAGGGGCTGTCCCACCTGGTGGAGGCCGGGGCGGACTTCTTCGTGATGCCCAGCCGGTACGAGCCGTGCGGCCTGAACCAGATGTATTCGCTGCGCTACGGCACGGTGCCCATCGTCCGGGCCACGGGCGGGCTGGTGGACACGGTGGAGGGTGGCATCGAGGGCAACGGCCTGCTCTTCGAGGCGTTCCACCCCTCGGCCCTGCTGGGGGCCTTCCGCCGGGCCCTGGCGCTGTACGCGGATCCACCCCGGCTGGAGGCCTTCCGCCGCCGGGGCATGGAGAAGGACTTTTCCTGGAAGAGCTCCGCCCGGAAGTACGAGGGGCTCTTTGCCTCCCTGCTGAAGGAATAG
- a CDS encoding Ig-like domain-containing protein yields MMGFSASAARLRALRSLLMMLCVAVCGAACEPAPAPRPTALGSRADGLVAGNANLQILLLDSADPIAEGANYQYKAEVLNLGPNVAEQVSVTVTLDTRASFQSFDAPGWGCSPSGGVHVWTCTVATLAVNVSQSLTFSMQAPFQDDVLLTASATITSAGTDPVPGNNSAVQETVVGENDAPVNVVPPLQTILQNTELVFSSANNKRVATSDPDIFGRKLQVLLQVADGAKCGTVTLSQTAGLSFISGDGVADVAMRFTGTLSDVNAALEGLKFTTNPAYSGSASIIFSVLDQGGSGLGGNKSDTDPIRITVTAVNHPPEANDDSFSVLKDSGATELDVLANDSTAPDVGETLSITAVTQPADGAVTFTATRVSFTPTAGFVGTATFTYTVSDGRGGTDTATVTVFVTETNHPPVATDDAFTVPKDSGATELNVLANDTGDPDVGETLSITAVTQPTYGTVTFTATRVSFTPAAGFVGATAFTYTVSDGRGGTDTATVTITITDVNAPPVATDDAFTVSKDSGATELDVLANDSTAPDVGETLSITAVTQPADGAVTFTATRVSFTPTAGFVGTTTFTYTVSDGRGGTDTATVTVTVAEVNTPPVATDDAFTVSKDSGATELNVLANDSTAPDVGETLSITAVTQPADGAVTFTATRVSFTPTAGFVGTTTFTYTVSDGRGGTDTATVTVTVAETNSPPVATDDAFTVSKDSGATELNVLANDSTAPDVGETLSITAVTQPANGAVTFTAMRVSFTPAAGFAGTTTFTYTVSDGRGGTDTATVTVTVSDTNNPPVANDDAFTVSKDSGATELNVLANDSTAPDAGETLSITAVTQPANGAVTFTATRVSFTPAAGFVGTTAFTYTVSDGKGGLDTATVTVTVAETNQPPVARDDAFTVEENSGETDLDVLANDTTAPDVGETLRIIATTQPANGSVLFTDTRVNFVPVQDFVGTTAFTYTVSDGRGGTSTATVTVTVTEKGEGATGPVNRGSGCSAVGSMGLLPLLLLAGLPLLLRRREEGSA; encoded by the coding sequence ATGATGGGTTTCTCTGCTTCCGCCGCTCGCCTCCGGGCGCTGCGCTCCTTGCTGATGATGCTGTGTGTGGCCGTCTGTGGCGCCGCCTGCGAGCCCGCGCCCGCGCCGCGGCCCACGGCCCTCGGCTCCCGCGCGGACGGGCTGGTGGCGGGCAATGCGAACCTGCAGATCCTGCTGCTCGATTCGGCGGATCCGATCGCCGAGGGTGCGAACTACCAGTACAAGGCCGAGGTCTTGAACCTGGGGCCCAATGTGGCCGAGCAGGTGTCCGTCACGGTGACCCTGGACACCCGGGCTTCCTTCCAGTCGTTTGATGCCCCGGGATGGGGCTGCTCCCCCTCGGGAGGGGTGCACGTGTGGACCTGCACGGTGGCGACGCTCGCCGTGAACGTCTCGCAGAGCCTCACGTTCTCCATGCAGGCCCCGTTTCAGGACGACGTGCTGCTGACCGCGAGCGCCACGATCACCTCGGCGGGGACCGACCCGGTTCCCGGCAACAACTCCGCGGTGCAGGAGACGGTCGTGGGGGAGAACGACGCTCCGGTGAACGTCGTTCCGCCGCTCCAGACGATTCTCCAGAACACGGAGCTGGTCTTCTCGTCCGCGAACAACAAGCGCGTCGCGACCTCGGATCCGGACATCTTCGGAAGAAAGCTGCAGGTGTTGTTGCAGGTGGCCGATGGGGCCAAATGCGGCACGGTCACGCTCAGCCAGACGGCGGGCCTCTCGTTCATCTCCGGCGATGGCGTGGCGGATGTGGCCATGCGCTTCACGGGGACGCTGAGCGATGTGAACGCCGCGCTGGAGGGGCTGAAGTTCACGACGAACCCTGCCTACTCCGGCTCCGCGTCCATCATCTTCTCGGTGCTGGACCAGGGGGGCAGCGGCCTGGGCGGGAACAAGAGCGACACCGATCCCATCCGCATCACGGTCACGGCGGTGAACCACCCGCCGGAGGCCAACGACGACAGCTTCTCGGTGCTCAAGGACAGCGGCGCCACGGAGCTGGATGTGCTGGCCAACGACAGCACGGCACCGGACGTGGGCGAGACGCTGAGCATCACGGCGGTGACGCAGCCTGCGGACGGCGCGGTGACGTTCACCGCCACGCGCGTGAGCTTCACGCCCACGGCCGGCTTCGTGGGCACCGCGACGTTCACCTATACGGTGTCCGATGGGCGCGGGGGCACCGACACGGCCACCGTCACGGTCTTCGTGACCGAGACGAACCACCCGCCGGTGGCCACTGACGACGCCTTCACGGTGCCCAAGGACAGCGGTGCCACGGAGCTGAACGTGCTGGCCAACGACACGGGCGACCCAGACGTGGGCGAGACGTTGAGCATCACGGCCGTCACCCAGCCAACCTATGGCACGGTGACGTTTACCGCCACGCGCGTGAGCTTCACGCCCGCCGCAGGCTTCGTGGGCGCCACGGCGTTCACCTATACGGTGTCCGATGGGCGCGGGGGCACAGACACGGCCACCGTCACGATCACGATCACGGACGTGAATGCTCCGCCGGTGGCCACCGACGATGCCTTCACGGTGTCCAAGGACAGCGGCGCCACGGAGCTGGACGTGCTGGCCAACGACAGCACGGCACCGGACGTGGGCGAGACGCTGAGCATCACGGCGGTGACGCAGCCTGCGGACGGCGCGGTGACGTTCACCGCCACGCGCGTGAGCTTCACGCCCACGGCCGGCTTCGTGGGCACCACGACGTTCACCTATACGGTGTCCGATGGGCGCGGGGGCACCGACACGGCCACCGTCACCGTCACCGTCGCCGAAGTGAACACTCCGCCGGTGGCCACCGACGACGCCTTCACGGTGTCCAAGGACAGCGGTGCCACGGAGCTGAACGTGCTGGCCAACGACAGCACGGCACCGGACGTGGGCGAGACGCTGAGCATCACGGCGGTGACGCAGCCTGCGGACGGCGCGGTGACGTTCACCGCCACGCGCGTGAGCTTCACGCCCACGGCCGGCTTCGTGGGCACCACGACGTTCACCTATACGGTGTCCGATGGGCGCGGGGGCACCGACACGGCCACGGTCACGGTGACGGTGGCCGAGACGAATTCCCCGCCGGTGGCCACCGACGACGCCTTCACGGTGTCCAAGGACAGCGGCGCCACGGAGCTGAACGTGCTGGCCAACGACAGCACGGCGCCGGATGTGGGCGAGACGCTGAGCATCACGGCGGTGACGCAGCCTGCGAACGGTGCGGTGACATTCACCGCCATGCGCGTGAGCTTCACGCCCGCCGCGGGCTTCGCGGGCACCACGACGTTCACCTATACGGTGTCCGATGGACGTGGCGGGACCGATACGGCGACGGTGACGGTGACGGTGTCCGACACGAACAATCCGCCGGTGGCCAATGACGACGCCTTCACGGTGTCCAAGGACAGCGGCGCCACGGAGCTGAACGTGCTGGCCAACGACAGCACGGCGCCGGATGCGGGCGAGACGCTGAGCATCACGGCGGTGACGCAGCCTGCGAACGGCGCGGTGACGTTCACCGCCACGCGCGTGAGCTTCACGCCCGCCGCGGGCTTCGTGGGCACCACGGCGTTCACCTATACGGTGTCCGATGGAAAGGGGGGGCTGGACACGGCCACGGTCACGGTCACGGTGGCCGAGACGAACCAGCCGCCCGTGGCCCGGGATGATGCCTTCACGGTGGAGGAGAACAGCGGCGAGACGGACCTGGACGTGCTGGCCAACGACACGACGGCGCCCGACGTGGGCGAGACGCTCCGCATCATCGCGACGACTCAGCCCGCCAACGGCTCGGTCCTCTTCACGGACACGCGGGTGAACTTCGTGCCGGTTCAGGACTTCGTGGGCACCACGGCGTTCACCTATACGGTGTCGGACGGGCGCGGGGGCACCAGCACGGCCACGGTGACCGTCACGGTGACGGAGAAAGGCGAGGGCGCCACGGGGCCTGTCAACCGCGGGTCGGGCTGCTCCGCGGTGGGGAGCATGGGCCTGTTGCCCCTGCTCCTGCTGGCGGGCCTGCCGCTGCTGCTGCGCCGCCGGGAAGAGGGAAGTGCCTGA
- a CDS encoding hemolysin family protein encodes MPTWALWAACLALCFLRSLVAAAESALYGTSDLRAQELAETQGRAGKRVLRHKTEREATATALRLGMVLSGFLAAAIGAFVPPRLLDFNRLGDGAWLSLATVAAGALLVGVVATLLDVTMRGLANGGAERWALRLSGLVSVLVFFFYPPMRLVMALLNLVVRTFGRTLRFEAPPPPLEELEKLLAAQAANNEVDKSAPQLIRSIFELSDKRCRDVMVSRTEVVTVELSTPPTEVLRLLAEENHSRIPVYRDEVDRIVGILHARDLIPLLQHPELIVLPDVIRPAHFVPWMKPIGDLLRDMQKRRIHMAMVVDEYGGFMGVVTLEDILREIVGDIGDEFEVEEKQVEKQADGSFLVEAALEVESFTKAFGFELPEGDFDTLGGFLSSLAGHLPDVGERFTYGGWQFTVAAKEGARVDRVRVVRLKGTPSAKDKDAPERDGKDKESSGEGPGEGPGDGPGEARPGPLAPSAKA; translated from the coding sequence ATGCCAACCTGGGCTCTCTGGGCCGCCTGCCTGGCCCTCTGTTTTCTGCGGTCGCTGGTGGCCGCCGCCGAATCCGCGCTCTACGGAACCTCCGACCTGCGGGCCCAGGAACTCGCCGAGACGCAGGGCCGCGCGGGCAAGCGGGTGCTGCGGCACAAGACGGAGCGCGAGGCGACCGCCACCGCGCTGCGGCTGGGCATGGTGCTCAGCGGCTTCCTGGCCGCGGCCATTGGCGCCTTCGTGCCCCCGCGGCTGCTGGACTTCAACCGCCTGGGCGACGGGGCGTGGCTGTCGCTGGCCACGGTGGCCGCCGGGGCGCTGCTCGTGGGCGTGGTGGCCACGCTGCTGGACGTGACGATGCGGGGGCTGGCCAACGGGGGCGCGGAGCGCTGGGCGCTGCGGCTCTCGGGGCTCGTGTCCGTGCTGGTGTTCTTCTTCTACCCGCCCATGCGCCTGGTGATGGCGCTGCTCAACCTGGTGGTGCGCACCTTTGGCCGCACGCTGCGCTTCGAGGCGCCGCCGCCGCCGCTCGAGGAGCTGGAGAAGCTGCTGGCGGCCCAGGCGGCCAACAACGAGGTGGACAAGAGCGCCCCGCAGCTCATCCGCTCCATCTTCGAGCTGTCCGACAAGCGCTGCCGGGACGTGATGGTGTCGCGCACGGAGGTGGTGACGGTGGAGCTGTCCACCCCGCCCACCGAGGTGCTGCGCCTGCTGGCGGAGGAGAACCACTCGCGCATCCCCGTGTACCGGGACGAGGTGGACCGCATCGTCGGCATCCTCCACGCGCGCGACTTGATTCCCCTGCTCCAGCACCCGGAGCTCATCGTCCTGCCGGACGTCATCCGCCCGGCGCACTTCGTGCCGTGGATGAAGCCCATTGGAGACTTGCTGCGGGACATGCAGAAGCGGCGCATCCACATGGCGATGGTGGTGGATGAGTACGGCGGCTTCATGGGCGTGGTGACGCTGGAGGACATCCTCCGCGAAATCGTCGGCGACATCGGCGACGAGTTCGAGGTGGAGGAGAAGCAGGTGGAGAAGCAGGCCGACGGCAGCTTCCTGGTGGAAGCGGCGCTGGAGGTGGAGTCCTTCACCAAGGCGTTCGGCTTCGAGCTGCCCGAGGGGGACTTCGACACGCTGGGCGGCTTCCTCTCGTCGCTGGCCGGGCACCTGCCGGACGTGGGCGAGCGCTTCACCTACGGCGGCTGGCAGTTCACCGTGGCCGCCAAGGAAGGCGCCCGCGTCGACCGCGTCCGGGTGGTGCGGCTCAAGGGCACCCCGTCCGCCAAGGACAAGGACGCGCCGGAGCGGGACGGCAAGGACAAGGAAAGCTCCGGAGAAGGCCCTGGCGAAGGCCCCGGGGACGGGCCGGGCGAGGCGCGGCCCGGGCCGCTGGCCCCTTCGGCCAAGGCGTAG
- the pdxH gene encoding pyridoxamine 5'-phosphate oxidase — MELPQDPIERFAALFEQAKKAIPVDPNAMIVASVGADGRPSARVVLLKEFDARGFVFFTNLTSRKGQELLGQPFAALVFYWAPLDRQIRIEGRVERVTEAESDAYFHSRARGSQVGAWASLQSQPLPSRELLEERVETVTHQYAGGQVPRPSHWAGLRVVPGRIEFWHARPSRLHERLVYERENGAWRTGMLYP, encoded by the coding sequence ATGGAACTGCCCCAGGACCCCATCGAACGCTTCGCCGCCCTGTTCGAGCAGGCGAAGAAGGCCATTCCCGTGGATCCGAACGCGATGATCGTCGCCTCGGTGGGCGCCGACGGCCGCCCCTCCGCGCGCGTGGTGCTCCTCAAGGAGTTCGACGCCCGGGGCTTCGTCTTCTTCACCAACCTGACGAGCCGCAAGGGCCAGGAGCTGCTCGGCCAGCCCTTCGCCGCGCTCGTCTTCTACTGGGCCCCGCTGGACCGGCAGATCCGCATCGAGGGGCGCGTGGAGCGCGTCACCGAGGCCGAATCCGACGCCTACTTCCACAGCCGCGCCCGGGGCAGCCAGGTGGGAGCCTGGGCCAGCCTCCAGAGCCAGCCCCTGCCTTCCCGGGAGCTGCTGGAGGAGCGCGTGGAGACGGTGACGCACCAGTACGCGGGGGGCCAGGTGCCCCGGCCCTCCCACTGGGCCGGCCTGCGCGTGGTGCCCGGCCGCATCGAGTTCTGGCACGCCCGCCCGAGCCGCCTGCACGAGCGGCTCGTCTACGAGCGCGAGAACGGCGCCTGGCGCACCGGCATGCTCTACCCCTGA
- a CDS encoding serine/threonine protein kinase — MAEADLGGYEVVGRLAVGGMAEVYQARALVTTQRSPGEPEEVVLKRLHPSFRNDASYVKAFVDEAKLTVRLRHPNIVRTFRLFKAGPDYLMVQELVSGRTLSFMQGLLIKVGTAMPPETACYIAWCVLKALDYIHRAKVGESGATIVHRDVNPTNILLGVTGDVKLTDFGVAEVEGVMGGEAGALRGTLAYMSPEQVLGLAVDARSDLYSVGVILWELLANRRLFAVEGGEAELMHRVRDARVPLLSSLGVELPDYAVQVVRKALFADKSRRFQTAAEFIKALEVLAQRAGWPLTVDALRPLLGG, encoded by the coding sequence GTGGCGGAAGCGGACCTGGGAGGATACGAAGTCGTCGGCCGGTTGGCCGTCGGGGGCATGGCCGAGGTGTACCAGGCCCGGGCGCTCGTGACGACGCAGCGTTCCCCCGGGGAGCCCGAAGAGGTGGTGCTCAAGCGGCTCCACCCCTCGTTCCGCAATGACGCCTCCTATGTGAAGGCCTTCGTGGACGAGGCGAAGCTCACCGTGCGCCTGCGCCACCCGAACATCGTGCGCACCTTCCGCCTGTTCAAGGCGGGGCCGGACTACCTGATGGTGCAGGAGCTGGTGAGCGGCCGCACCCTGAGCTTCATGCAGGGGCTGCTCATCAAGGTGGGCACCGCCATGCCCCCGGAGACGGCCTGCTACATCGCCTGGTGCGTGCTCAAGGCGCTGGACTACATCCACCGCGCCAAGGTGGGCGAGAGCGGCGCCACCATCGTCCACCGCGACGTGAACCCCACCAACATCCTGCTGGGCGTGACGGGGGACGTGAAGCTCACCGACTTCGGGGTGGCCGAGGTGGAGGGGGTGATGGGCGGGGAGGCGGGCGCGCTGCGCGGCACGCTGGCGTACATGAGCCCGGAGCAGGTGCTGGGGCTGGCGGTGGATGCGCGCAGCGACTTGTACTCGGTGGGCGTCATCCTCTGGGAGCTGCTGGCCAACCGGAGGCTGTTCGCCGTGGAGGGCGGCGAGGCGGAGCTGATGCACCGGGTGAGGGATGCGCGCGTGCCGCTGCTGTCCTCGCTGGGCGTGGAGCTGCCGGACTACGCCGTCCAGGTGGTGCGCAAGGCGCTGTTCGCGGACAAGTCCCGCCGCTTCCAGACGGCCGCGGAGTTCATCAAGGCGCTCGAGGTGCTGGCCCAGCGGGCCGGCTGGCCCCTCACGGTGGACGCGCTGCGGCCCCTGCTGGGCGGGTGA